One genomic region from Thermoleptolyngbya sichuanensis A183 encodes:
- a CDS encoding helix-turn-helix domain-containing protein, giving the protein MRPYSLDLRQKIIDVYIEGNTSQRQIAQQFRVAYSFVRKLIKQYRETGEIAPKRRTEQTPTKLSNEQLEILKTIAESNHDATLAELCDLLEQRVGCKERRNDWGAGGQKVKWSESTQRGIKRYVSVVVNEQVRVGTSEEVN; this is encoded by the coding sequence ATGCGACCCTACTCACTAGATCTTAGACAAAAAATTATTGATGTCTACATTGAAGGGAATACGTCGCAACGTCAAATCGCTCAACAATTTCGAGTTGCTTACAGTTTCGTGCGAAAGCTGATCAAACAATATCGGGAAACAGGTGAGATTGCCCCCAAACGCCGCACTGAGCAAACGCCAACCAAATTAAGTAATGAGCAACTAGAGATCCTAAAAACGATTGCTGAATCAAATCATGACGCGACATTGGCAGAGTTGTGTGACTTGCTGGAACAAAGGGTCGGTTGCAAAGAACGGCGCAATGATTGGGGTGCTGGTGGACAGAAGGTTAAATGGAGTGAAAGTACCCAACGCGGCATTAAACGTTACGTTTCCGTTGTTGTTAACGAACAAGTCAGAGTAGGTACTTCCGAAGAAGTCAATTGA
- a CDS encoding PTPA-CTERM sorting domain-containing protein — translation MSGSQRVGYSNGVNTAFELPGSAINGAFLDGGSNSLIANRLNSTVDGRYVFQARNGTVVNPDSIPTPALLPGLVGMGAMALRKRKAEAVEQESEA, via the coding sequence GTGTCAGGCAGTCAGCGGGTGGGCTATTCTAACGGAGTTAACACGGCGTTTGAGCTTCCCGGATCAGCTATTAACGGAGCATTCTTAGATGGTGGTTCAAACAGTCTAATTGCTAATCGCTTGAACTCAACTGTAGACGGACGTTATGTCTTTCAGGCAAGGAATGGGACGGTTGTGAACCCTGACTCCATTCCGACTCCGGCTCTGTTGCCTGGTTTGGTTGGCATGGGTGCAATGGCACTGCGGAAGCGGAAGGCGGAAGCGGTTGAGCAAGAGAGTGAGGCTTAA
- a CDS encoding nidogen-like domain-containing protein produces the protein MTYLDLLGVQMIATFSSRQSKSVARLISASLGLMALLATTISLTESASAAAVRIGVFNANTLLANDDGSTGAVGIGFSIDFFGSTYSDLFVNNNGNVTFNAALGTFTPFNLLSTSTPIIAPFFADVDTRGSGSGIVSFGTGTVDGRTAFGVNWPGVGYFSNQTDKLNTFQLVLIDRSDTGAGNFDIEFNYDQIQWETGDASSGDNGLGGFSARVGLVA, from the coding sequence TTGACTTATCTTGACTTATTAGGAGTACAAATGATAGCTACTTTTTCTTCGCGTCAATCCAAGTCAGTAGCAAGATTGATCAGTGCTAGTCTCGGTTTAATGGCTCTTTTGGCAACAACAATATCCCTTACTGAATCGGCTAGTGCTGCAGCTGTGCGTATAGGGGTATTTAATGCCAACACGCTTCTTGCAAACGATGATGGTTCCACAGGAGCAGTAGGTATTGGGTTTTCAATTGACTTCTTCGGAAGTACCTACTCTGACTTGTTCGTTAACAACAACGGAAACGTAACGTTTAATGCCGCGTTGGGTACTTTCACTCCATTTAACCTTCTGTCCACCAGCACCCCAATCATTGCGCCGTTCTTTGCAGATGTAGACACCCGTGGATCTGGTTCCGGTATCGTATCCTTTGGTACTGGCACCGTAGATGGACGTACAGCATTCGGTGTTAATTGGCCCGGAGTAGGGTATTTCAGCAATCAGACTGACAAACTAAACACATTCCAGCTTGTGCTAATTGATCGTTCTGACACGGGTGCAGGTAACTTTGACATTGAATTTAACTACGACCAAATCCAGTGGGAAACAGGTGATGCCAGCAGCGGCGATAATGGTTTAGGCGGGTTTTCTGCACGGGTGGGCCTGGTTGCCTGA
- the glgB gene encoding 1,4-alpha-glucan branching enzyme has protein sequence MSSTVAPDQVNRIVWNQHHDPFEVLGPHQITQDDKTVWVVRAYLPNADAAWVVCPEERTEYPMEITHHPHFFECLLDRAELSNYQLRIKEGDHERVTYDPYAFRSPLLTDFDIHLFAEGNHHRIYEKLGAHLTEVDGVKGVYFAVWAPNARNVSVLGDFNWWDGRKHQMRRIGNGIWELFIPGLGVGTHYKYEIKNQEGHIYEKSDPYGFFQEVRPKTASIVADLETYEWQDQDWIEKRRQTDPLTQPISVYEVHLGSWLHASSAEPYIRPDGTEEPPVIVADLKPGARFLTYRELADKLIPYVKELGFTHIELLPIAEHPFDGSWGYQVTGYYAATSRYGSPQDLMYFIDQCHQNGIGVLVDWVPGHFPKDGHGLALFDGTHLYEHADPRKGEHKEWGTLVFNYSRNEVRNFLVANALFWFDKYHIDGIRVDAVASMLYLDYQRKPGEWVTNQYGGRENVEAADFLRQMNHVIFSYFPGILSIAEESTTWPMVSWPTYVGGLGFNLKWNMGWMHDMLDYFHMDPWFRQFHQNNITFSIMYAFSENFMLAFSHDEVVHGKSAMIGKMPGDEWQKYANLRCLYTYMYTHPGKKTLFMSNEFGQWSEWNVWGDLEWHLLQYEPHQKLKHFVSKLNEFYRSEPALYTQDFSYDGFEWIDCNDNRHSVVSFIRQSKDPQEYVITVCNFTPQPHAHYRVGVPEPGFYRELFNSDSREYGGSNMGNLGGKWADEWSFHGRPYSIDLCLPPLGVLVLKVDRSKTREIAGSEPPEESL, from the coding sequence ATGTCATCGACCGTTGCACCCGACCAGGTTAATCGCATTGTCTGGAACCAGCACCACGACCCCTTCGAGGTACTTGGCCCCCACCAGATCACACAAGACGACAAAACGGTTTGGGTTGTTCGCGCCTATCTGCCAAATGCCGACGCAGCCTGGGTGGTTTGCCCCGAAGAGCGCACCGAGTACCCGATGGAAATCACTCACCATCCCCACTTTTTTGAGTGCCTCCTAGATCGTGCAGAACTCTCCAACTATCAACTCCGCATCAAAGAGGGCGACCACGAGCGGGTCACCTACGATCCCTACGCTTTTCGCTCGCCGCTGCTGACCGACTTCGACATCCACCTCTTTGCCGAGGGAAACCATCACCGAATCTACGAAAAACTTGGCGCACATCTCACCGAAGTCGATGGAGTCAAGGGGGTATACTTCGCCGTCTGGGCCCCCAATGCCCGAAACGTTTCCGTACTGGGTGACTTCAACTGGTGGGATGGCCGCAAACACCAGATGCGTCGCATAGGCAACGGCATCTGGGAGCTATTCATCCCAGGACTAGGCGTGGGCACGCACTACAAATACGAAATCAAAAACCAGGAAGGGCATATTTACGAAAAATCCGATCCCTACGGGTTCTTCCAAGAGGTGCGCCCCAAAACTGCCTCTATCGTGGCAGACCTGGAAACCTATGAATGGCAGGATCAAGATTGGATCGAAAAGCGTCGCCAGACCGATCCGCTAACCCAGCCCATCTCTGTCTACGAAGTCCACCTCGGTTCCTGGCTCCACGCCTCCTCTGCCGAACCCTACATCCGCCCTGATGGAACCGAGGAGCCGCCTGTCATTGTCGCCGACCTCAAACCGGGCGCACGCTTTCTGACCTATCGTGAACTTGCTGACAAGCTCATTCCCTACGTCAAGGAATTGGGCTTCACCCATATCGAACTACTGCCGATAGCCGAACATCCCTTTGATGGCTCCTGGGGATACCAGGTCACAGGCTATTACGCTGCGACCTCGCGCTACGGCTCTCCCCAAGACCTGATGTATTTCATCGATCAGTGCCATCAAAATGGCATCGGCGTTCTGGTAGATTGGGTTCCGGGTCATTTTCCCAAAGACGGTCATGGGCTGGCACTATTCGACGGCACACACCTCTATGAACACGCTGACCCGCGTAAGGGCGAACACAAAGAGTGGGGCACGCTGGTCTTCAACTACTCTCGAAACGAGGTTCGCAACTTTCTCGTTGCCAATGCCCTGTTCTGGTTCGACAAGTATCATATCGACGGCATCCGGGTTGATGCGGTCGCCTCCATGCTTTATCTGGACTATCAGCGCAAGCCTGGAGAATGGGTGACTAATCAGTATGGTGGTCGAGAAAACGTGGAAGCGGCAGACTTCTTGCGCCAGATGAACCACGTTATTTTCAGCTACTTCCCTGGCATCCTCAGCATTGCAGAGGAATCGACGACCTGGCCGATGGTGTCCTGGCCGACCTACGTTGGCGGGCTTGGGTTTAACCTGAAGTGGAACATGGGCTGGATGCACGACATGTTGGACTATTTCCACATGGACCCGTGGTTCCGCCAGTTCCACCAAAACAACATTACCTTCAGCATCATGTACGCCTTCAGCGAAAACTTTATGCTGGCGTTTTCTCATGATGAGGTGGTGCATGGAAAGAGCGCCATGATCGGCAAGATGCCAGGAGATGAATGGCAAAAATATGCCAACCTGCGATGCTTGTATACCTACATGTACACGCATCCGGGCAAGAAGACGCTGTTCATGAGCAACGAGTTTGGCCAGTGGAGTGAGTGGAACGTGTGGGGCGACCTGGAGTGGCATCTGCTGCAATACGAACCGCACCAAAAGCTGAAGCATTTCGTAAGCAAGCTCAACGAGTTCTATAGAAGTGAGCCAGCGCTCTACACGCAAGACTTTTCCTACGACGGTTTTGAGTGGATTGATTGCAACGACAATCGCCACAGCGTTGTATCTTTCATTCGCCAGAGCAAAGATCCTCAGGAATATGTGATTACGGTCTGCAACTTTACGCCCCAGCCTCACGCGCACTATCGTGTCGGCGTGCCGGAACCTGGATTCTATCGTGAGTTGTTTAATAGCGATTCGCGGGAATATGGCGGCAGCAACATGGGCAACCTGGGCGGAAAGTGGGCTGATGAGTGGTCGTTCCACGGCCGTCCTTACTCGATCGATCTTTGCCTGCCGCCGTTGGGGGTGCTAGTGCTGAAGGTCGATCGCAGCAAGACTCGCGAGATTGCGGGTTCGGAGCCTCCGGAGGAATCACTTTAG
- a CDS encoding DUF3352 domain-containing protein encodes MRATPCYSKAIGAKAVCIAPLPRYPDGSIGMKGKKDMNQKKPKGNGAGAWLVAGAAIALIAGGGLGYWLSRQPKPGAVSDVPAGLEAAPRDALLALSISTRPAQWRQLREFGTPQTRARLDQALVNWRDRLLTSKGYRYAQDIQPWVGDEVTLVLLAPAAETEKPPALWILPIEDVEKAQQSLSRLGAGASAPARSHKGIALRTLAGTEGQTLSAAVLEDRLVLLSDTASAIERAIDTYQGGEALTQLPNYSLALAQTAVPEPFARLYVNGPQAKAIAAANSIQPAPLLGLTPLQNNQGLVASARLTETGVQLRGFNWLPADSQNRYRVINNAGDLPKRLPDDALMVVSGSSFQQFWQGYSQQGSVVNPRNPLNPNMLREGLLSTTGLNLETDLVDWMNGEFALALLPQPDATGERRLSLAWVAETSDRPAAEASLAKLDEVMGSRYRFRVTRAEVGGQPVVGWASPFGSINATHGWLNNNTAFLTLGTGTLPSLLPQSETPLSTDPDFLAATTTSLNNQNGQFFIDIERLLTSDTPFPLPNLPNGAEIFLTGMRSLGITTAIEGDRTTRYDLNLILQKSTEPVAPLPPPE; translated from the coding sequence ATGCGTGCAACCCCATGCTACAGCAAAGCGATTGGAGCGAAAGCCGTCTGCATTGCCCCGCTTCCTCGCTATCCTGATGGCAGCATCGGCATGAAAGGAAAGAAAGACATGAATCAAAAAAAGCCCAAGGGAAACGGTGCGGGGGCGTGGCTGGTGGCTGGGGCGGCGATCGCCCTAATTGCAGGCGGCGGGCTGGGCTACTGGCTCTCTCGCCAGCCCAAACCGGGCGCAGTCTCCGATGTACCCGCTGGGCTGGAAGCCGCTCCCCGCGATGCGCTGCTGGCGCTGTCGATTTCTACCCGCCCGGCCCAGTGGCGACAACTGCGTGAATTTGGCACGCCCCAGACCCGTGCCCGACTCGATCAAGCGCTGGTGAACTGGCGCGATCGCCTGCTCACGTCCAAGGGCTATCGCTATGCTCAGGACATTCAGCCCTGGGTAGGCGACGAGGTGACGCTGGTGCTGCTGGCTCCGGCTGCGGAAACCGAAAAACCGCCTGCCCTCTGGATCTTGCCGATCGAAGATGTCGAAAAGGCACAGCAAAGCCTGTCGCGACTGGGGGCGGGCGCATCTGCCCCTGCTCGCAGCCACAAGGGCATTGCCCTCCGCACCCTCGCGGGAACCGAAGGACAGACCCTCAGCGCGGCGGTGCTGGAGGATCGCCTAGTGCTGTTGTCGGACACGGCTTCAGCAATTGAACGGGCGATCGATACCTATCAGGGCGGCGAGGCGCTGACCCAGTTGCCGAATTATTCCCTGGCCCTGGCGCAAACGGCTGTGCCTGAACCCTTTGCGCGGCTGTATGTCAACGGGCCCCAGGCAAAGGCGATCGCCGCTGCGAATTCTATCCAGCCAGCGCCGCTGTTGGGCCTAACGCCCCTACAAAACAATCAGGGTCTAGTCGCCAGTGCCCGTCTTACCGAAACGGGGGTGCAACTGCGGGGTTTTAACTGGCTACCCGCCGACAGTCAGAATCGCTATCGGGTGATCAACAATGCCGGAGATTTGCCGAAGCGATTGCCAGACGATGCGCTGATGGTGGTTTCGGGCAGCAGCTTCCAGCAGTTTTGGCAGGGCTATAGCCAGCAGGGCAGCGTAGTCAATCCCCGCAATCCGCTGAACCCCAACATGCTGCGCGAAGGGCTGCTCAGCACCACTGGGCTGAACCTGGAAACGGATCTGGTGGACTGGATGAATGGTGAATTTGCTCTGGCGCTGTTGCCGCAGCCCGATGCGACGGGCGAACGTCGTCTGTCGCTGGCCTGGGTGGCGGAAACGAGCGATCGCCCCGCAGCAGAGGCCTCCCTTGCCAAATTAGACGAGGTGATGGGCAGTCGCTATCGGTTTCGCGTTACCCGAGCAGAGGTGGGTGGGCAACCCGTGGTGGGCTGGGCATCGCCCTTTGGCTCGATCAACGCAACCCACGGCTGGCTGAATAACAACACCGCCTTTTTGACTCTGGGTACGGGCACGCTTCCCAGCCTGCTGCCCCAGTCCGAAACGCCCCTGTCTACCGATCCAGACTTTTTGGCCGCCACCACGACCTCTCTGAACAATCAAAACGGGCAATTTTTTATCGATATTGAGCGGCTGCTGACGAGCGACACCCCCTTTCCACTGCCCAATCTGCCGAATGGGGCCGAGATTTTTCTAACAGGAATGCGATCGCTCGGCATTACCACTGCCATTGAGGGCGATCGCACGACTCGCTATGACCTAAACCTGATCCTGCAAAAATCGACCGAACCCGTTGCGCCCCTGCCGCCGCCAGAGTGA
- a CDS encoding Uma2 family endonuclease → MVADSLKWTTRDLEVMPDDGGWKRYEIVDGELYVTHAPHIRHQGAANRISTRLEVWSDETGLGHAYQTPGLVFTPTDAVIPDVVWASHQRLETGIDQAGHFIIAPELVVEILSEGAQNQQRDKEFKLKLYSLYGVQEYWIVDWQAQAIAVYRHSEGMLRLVGTFSPQDELTSPLLPGFSLRVQAVFQ, encoded by the coding sequence ATGGTGGCAGACTCTCTGAAATGGACAACCAGAGACCTTGAAGTCATGCCCGATGATGGGGGCTGGAAGCGCTATGAGATTGTGGATGGAGAGCTTTACGTGACCCACGCCCCTCATATTCGCCATCAAGGTGCTGCCAATCGGATTAGCACACGGCTCGAAGTTTGGTCAGACGAAACAGGGTTAGGTCATGCCTACCAAACGCCCGGTCTGGTGTTTACGCCGACGGATGCGGTGATTCCTGATGTGGTGTGGGCGAGTCATCAGCGGTTGGAAACTGGAATCGATCAGGCAGGACATTTCATCATCGCCCCAGAGCTGGTCGTGGAAATTCTTTCAGAGGGGGCGCAGAATCAGCAACGAGACAAAGAATTCAAACTTAAGCTCTATTCGCTATACGGAGTGCAGGAATATTGGATTGTGGATTGGCAGGCTCAGGCGATCGCAGTGTATCGCCACAGTGAAGGAATGCTGCGTCTGGTTGGGACGTTCTCGCCGCAGGATGAACTCACTTCGCCGCTGCTACCGGGGTTTTCGCTGCGGGTTCAGGCGGTTTTTCAATAG
- the coaE gene encoding dephospho-CoA kinase (Dephospho-CoA kinase (CoaE) performs the final step in coenzyme A biosynthesis.), producing MSDCGYSSTRSAPPRTIGLTGGVGMGKTTISNYLATVRQLPVLDADVYAREAVEPGCAVLHEIVERYGPSILMPNGRLDRARLGEIIFHSPPERLWIEQRIHPYVRDRITAELQELARRREAIAVVVVPLLFEARMTDLVNEIWVVNCPREQQIERLMQRDVEGSGNGRLSLEQIHARIDSQMPISQKISHANVIIQNTSTLDNLFKQIDWALQHASESSAS from the coding sequence ATGAGCGATTGCGGCTATAGTTCTACCCGGAGTGCGCCACCCCGCACAATTGGACTCACTGGCGGCGTTGGGATGGGAAAAACCACGATTTCAAACTATCTAGCAACAGTCCGACAGCTTCCCGTACTAGATGCCGATGTATATGCACGAGAAGCAGTTGAACCTGGGTGTGCCGTACTCCATGAAATTGTGGAACGATATGGGCCAAGTATCCTCATGCCCAATGGACGACTCGATCGCGCCCGACTCGGAGAAATTATCTTCCATAGTCCGCCAGAGCGTCTTTGGATCGAGCAGCGCATTCATCCCTACGTGCGTGATCGTATCACCGCAGAGCTACAGGAATTGGCACGGCGGCGAGAGGCGATCGCAGTCGTCGTCGTGCCGCTCCTATTCGAAGCCCGCATGACAGATCTAGTCAACGAAATCTGGGTCGTCAACTGCCCTCGCGAACAGCAAATTGAACGACTCATGCAGCGAGACGTAGAAGGCTCCGGCAACGGCCGCCTCAGCCTAGAACAGATCCACGCTCGCATCGACAGCCAAATGCCAATCAGTCAGAAAATCAGCCACGCCAACGTCATCATTCAAAACACCTCAACCCTGGACAATCTGTTCAAACAGATCGACTGGGCACTCCAACACGCATCAGAATCATCAGCCTCTTGA
- a CDS encoding ABC transporter ATP-binding protein, translating into MPNVVDFAPVLEVRNLQVQFKTEDRLNTAVDNISVQVKPGQTLGIVGESGSGKSVTSLAVMGLLPRPAGRVTAGEIWFRESPEAEPVNLLALSEEQRRRLRGGKISMIFQEPMSSLNPVYTCGFQLVEAIRQHTDISEAEARRRAMGLLQEVRLLPSDAELERRVVEDWQKRVPTVGRGGITERELSDRQIQQEVIRQKQAMLDRYPHELSGGQIQRVMIAMAISCNPVLLIADEPTTALDVTVQATILGLLRELRDRRNMSIIFITHDLGIIAEIADWVAVMYRGRVMEMGPVMDIFSNPQHPYTRGLLACRPQPDRRLRFLPTVADFMEVETGPDGAIAITEKPMDRERQRQLSDEITDAESQERLATLQGRSPLVSVENLEVGFPVRGLFGRTQRYLLAVNGVTFQVYPGETLGLVGESGCGKSTLSRALLRLIPTMGGRIVFDGQDVTHLDQRQLRQLRRDMQIIFQDPFSALDPRISIGAAVLEPLKIHNIGNARSRQERVAYLLERVGLDPRWSNRYPHEFSGGQRQRICIARALALNPRFIVCDESVSALDVSVQAQVLNLLKELQDEFKLTYIFISHDLSVVKFMSDRIMVMNRGRIEEIGPAEQIYRQPQQPYTRQLIDAIPAGTLDAIRQRQSQPG; encoded by the coding sequence ATGCCAAATGTCGTTGATTTCGCGCCAGTGCTTGAGGTTCGCAACTTGCAGGTGCAGTTCAAAACCGAAGATCGGCTGAATACCGCGGTTGACAACATTTCGGTGCAGGTGAAGCCGGGACAGACGCTGGGCATTGTGGGCGAATCGGGGTCGGGGAAGTCGGTCACGTCGCTGGCGGTGATGGGGCTGCTGCCGCGGCCGGCGGGGCGGGTAACGGCGGGCGAAATCTGGTTTCGCGAGTCGCCGGAGGCAGAACCCGTGAACCTGCTGGCGCTGAGCGAGGAACAGCGGCGACGGCTGCGGGGCGGCAAGATTTCGATGATTTTTCAGGAGCCGATGAGTTCGCTGAACCCGGTTTATACGTGTGGGTTTCAACTCGTGGAGGCGATTCGGCAGCACACGGATATTTCCGAAGCTGAGGCGCGGCGGCGGGCAATGGGGCTGCTGCAAGAGGTGCGGCTGTTGCCCAGCGATGCGGAACTGGAGCGGCGCGTGGTGGAGGATTGGCAAAAGCGAGTGCCCACGGTGGGACGGGGGGGCATAACGGAGCGGGAACTGAGCGATCGCCAGATTCAGCAAGAGGTGATCCGTCAGAAGCAGGCGATGCTCGACCGCTATCCGCATGAACTCTCCGGCGGGCAAATCCAGCGGGTGATGATTGCGATGGCGATTTCCTGCAATCCGGTGCTGCTGATTGCCGACGAGCCGACGACGGCGCTGGATGTGACGGTGCAGGCGACGATTCTGGGCTTGCTGCGAGAACTGCGCGATCGCCGCAATATGTCCATTATTTTCATTACCCACGACCTAGGTATTATTGCTGAAATTGCCGACTGGGTGGCGGTGATGTATCGCGGGCGGGTGATGGAGATGGGCCCGGTGATGGACATTTTTTCTAACCCCCAGCATCCCTATACGCGGGGGCTGCTGGCGTGTCGTCCCCAGCCGGATCGTCGCCTGCGGTTTTTGCCGACGGTGGCAGATTTTATGGAGGTGGAGACCGGGCCCGACGGGGCGATCGCCATTACCGAAAAGCCGATGGATCGGGAACGCCAGCGCCAGTTGAGCGACGAGATTACCGATGCCGAGAGCCAGGAGCGGCTGGCTACCTTGCAGGGGCGATCGCCCTTAGTGTCTGTGGAAAATCTGGAAGTCGGCTTTCCGGTGCGCGGCCTGTTTGGCAGAACCCAGCGCTATCTGCTGGCGGTCAACGGCGTGACCTTTCAGGTGTATCCGGGTGAAACGCTGGGGCTGGTGGGCGAGTCGGGCTGCGGCAAATCTACCCTGTCGCGGGCGCTGCTGCGGCTGATTCCCACGATGGGTGGGCGGATTGTCTTTGACGGGCAAGACGTGACGCATCTGGATCAGCGCCAGCTCCGGCAGCTTCGCCGCGACATGCAGATTATTTTCCAGGACCCCTTCAGCGCCCTCGACCCGCGCATCAGCATTGGTGCGGCCGTGCTGGAGCCGCTGAAGATTCACAACATCGGCAACGCCCGCAGCCGCCAGGAGCGTGTCGCTTACCTGCTAGAGCGCGTTGGGCTAGACCCGCGCTGGAGCAACCGCTATCCCCACGAGTTTTCCGGTGGGCAGCGGCAGCGCATCTGCATTGCTCGCGCTTTGGCGCTAAACCCGCGCTTTATTGTGTGCGATGAGTCGGTTTCGGCGCTGGACGTGTCGGTGCAGGCGCAGGTGCTGAATTTGCTGAAGGAATTGCAGGACGAATTTAAGCTGACCTACATTTTTATTTCCCATGACCTCAGCGTGGTGAAATTTATGAGCGATCGCATTATGGTGATGAATCGCGGGCGCATTGAGGAAATCGGCCCGGCAGAGCAGATCTATCGCCAGCCCCAGCAGCCCTATACCCGCCAACTCATCGACGCAATTCCGGCAGGCACTCTCGACGCGATTCGTCAGCGGCAGTCTCAGCCCGGTTAA
- the cobA gene encoding uroporphyrinogen-III C-methyltransferase, with protein sequence MAIAPHRALRPDRVPTGFVSIVGAGPGLPDYLTLQGRSRLERAEAVVYDALVSQELLDLAPPICQRIHVGKRGGQPSLKQSEIDRLLVDLCQQGLQVVRLKSGDPFIFGRTASEIQALNAAGCHFEVIPGISSALAGPLLASIPLTDPVLSRSFAVVSAHEPDALNWQALAGIDTLVVLMGTQQLAVVVERLIANGRSPHTPIAIIRWAGHPQQQVWTSTLEAVVRQTAHEALSPAVITIGEVVALRPYLDPPSSAQNGVSSVPSSPAIAPVSNSTLQINSPADQPMPLPLSGKTVVVTRAAGQSSSFTQLLQAQGATVLEMPTLEIGPPSSWDALDGAIAHLPKFHWLILTSTNGVDAFFQRLFAQNQDSRSLNGIKIAVVGQKTAAQLQHYGIQPDFIPPDFVADALVEHFPEPLQGLNILFPRVETGGRDVLVQAFTHSGAAVVEVPAYESSCAKAIAAEVQHAFQNQNVDIITFASSKTVHCFKQLFTAFCQTLDTNPSLLSSSICLASIGPQTSQACQAAFGRVDIEAEEYTLEGLTQALVKWAKSS encoded by the coding sequence ATGGCGATCGCCCCCCACCGGGCTTTGCGTCCTGACAGGGTGCCGACAGGGTTCGTGTCCATTGTCGGCGCGGGCCCAGGGCTGCCAGATTACCTGACCTTGCAGGGGCGATCACGCTTGGAGCGGGCTGAAGCGGTTGTCTACGATGCGCTTGTTTCTCAAGAGTTGCTCGACCTTGCGCCACCAATCTGCCAGCGCATTCACGTTGGAAAGCGCGGGGGGCAGCCCAGCCTCAAGCAATCAGAAATCGATCGCCTTTTGGTTGACCTGTGTCAGCAAGGGCTGCAAGTTGTTCGGCTCAAAAGCGGCGACCCGTTCATCTTTGGGCGGACTGCGTCTGAAATTCAGGCCTTGAACGCAGCAGGCTGTCACTTTGAAGTCATCCCTGGTATTTCCTCAGCCCTGGCAGGGCCCCTGTTGGCAAGTATCCCTCTCACAGACCCGGTGCTAAGCCGCAGTTTTGCTGTGGTGAGTGCCCATGAGCCAGATGCGCTCAATTGGCAAGCGCTGGCGGGGATCGATACGCTGGTCGTGCTGATGGGAACCCAGCAGCTTGCGGTCGTTGTGGAGCGGTTAATTGCCAACGGGCGATCGCCCCACACCCCCATCGCCATTATTCGCTGGGCCGGGCATCCTCAGCAGCAAGTGTGGACAAGCACTCTGGAAGCGGTCGTACGACAAACCGCCCACGAAGCGTTGTCACCCGCCGTCATTACAATTGGTGAAGTTGTTGCCCTCCGCCCCTATCTTGATCCCCCGTCCTCAGCCCAAAATGGAGTTAGCTCAGTTCCCTCGTCACCTGCAATCGCGCCCGTGTCCAACTCCACCTTGCAGATAAATTCTCCAGCAGATCAGCCCATGCCGCTGCCCCTCTCCGGCAAAACAGTGGTAGTAACCCGCGCCGCAGGGCAATCTAGCTCCTTTACACAACTCCTGCAAGCCCAGGGCGCAACTGTGTTGGAAATGCCGACTCTGGAGATAGGCCCGCCCTCAAGCTGGGATGCCCTCGATGGGGCGATCGCCCATCTGCCCAAGTTCCACTGGCTGATCTTGACCTCAACAAACGGGGTTGATGCCTTCTTTCAGCGCCTGTTTGCCCAAAATCAGGACTCCCGCTCCCTAAACGGAATCAAAATCGCTGTGGTCGGACAAAAAACAGCCGCCCAGCTCCAGCACTATGGCATTCAGCCCGACTTTATCCCGCCTGACTTTGTGGCTGATGCCCTAGTCGAGCATTTTCCCGAACCTCTGCAAGGGTTAAACATTCTCTTCCCAAGAGTCGAAACGGGCGGTCGAGACGTTCTCGTTCAGGCTTTTACCCACAGCGGCGCAGCAGTCGTCGAAGTCCCTGCTTACGAATCAAGCTGCGCGAAAGCCATCGCGGCAGAAGTACAACACGCCTTTCAAAACCAAAACGTCGATATCATTACGTTTGCAAGCTCGAAAACAGTACACTGCTTCAAGCAACTTTTCACCGCTTTTTGTCAAACTCTGGACACTAATCCCAGCTTACTGTCAAGCTCCATCTGCTTGGCATCGATCGGTCCCCAAACCTCACAAGCCTGCCAAGCCGCATTTGGACGAGTGGACATAGAGGCAGAAGAGTATACTTTGGAGGGATTGACGCAAGCATTAGTCAAATGGGCAAAGAGTTCCTAA